The following coding sequences lie in one Candidatus Nitrospira allomarina genomic window:
- a CDS encoding 3'(2'),5'-bisphosphate nucleotidase CysQ family protein, with product MPDFSHEIEIASYLARKAGQVIMNIYQNDFAVMYKGIDDPVTKADQEANALIVDELHTHFPQDSIVAEESPLPSQSLTTGRVWYIDPLDGTKEFIARNGEFSIMIGLTIDARSKLGVVYWPTRDHLYAGLTDQTAWMEHNGVRQKLSALVSKCPTNLSLVTSRSHRSPDLSIIQQSLPIHNEQQLGSVGLKIGQIAQGKADLYLEPGPYTKAWDACAPEAILRGAGGCFTDIHGKLIQYGLNNFRNLHGLVGSTPDIHQRVIQALTGRCYSCEG from the coding sequence ATGCCGGATTTTTCTCATGAAATTGAAATCGCCTCTTATCTGGCCCGGAAGGCAGGGCAGGTTATCATGAACATTTACCAAAATGATTTTGCGGTCATGTACAAAGGCATCGACGATCCCGTCACCAAGGCCGATCAAGAAGCCAATGCCCTTATCGTAGATGAATTACACACCCATTTCCCACAGGATTCGATCGTGGCGGAGGAAAGCCCCCTCCCCTCCCAATCTTTGACGACAGGCCGAGTCTGGTACATAGACCCCCTGGATGGAACGAAAGAGTTTATTGCACGCAACGGGGAGTTTTCTATCATGATCGGACTGACCATTGATGCTCGCAGCAAACTTGGCGTTGTCTACTGGCCTACCCGTGACCACCTCTATGCCGGCCTGACGGATCAAACGGCTTGGATGGAACACAATGGGGTCCGCCAAAAACTCTCAGCTCTCGTATCCAAATGCCCCACTAACCTCTCGCTAGTCACCTCTCGATCCCATCGATCCCCAGATCTTTCTATCATTCAACAATCATTGCCCATCCATAATGAACAACAGTTAGGAAGCGTGGGATTGAAAATTGGCCAGATTGCCCAAGGAAAAGCTGACCTCTACCTTGAACCGGGACCGTATACCAAGGCATGGGATGCCTGTGCGCCTGAAGCCATTTTGCGAGGAGCCGGCGGGTGTTTTACCGATATCCACGGGAAACTCATTCAATATGGACTGAATAATTTTCGCAATCTTCATGGGTTGGTCGGAAGTACTCCAGACATTCATCAACGTGTTATTCAAGCCTTGACGGGTCGGTGTTACTCGTGTGAAGGTTGA
- a CDS encoding isochorismatase family protein, translating into MKLSKHSSPSDSSPFQTSTVPQPDQHSALLLVDLQNDFFPGGALAVPEANSLIPLINAYIKHFSQQGWPILATRDWHPANHSSFSEQQGPWPVHGVQGSRGAQFHSDLVLPPGMMVISKGTDPKKDSRSGFDGTSLADRLEDLNVQTLYVLGLPTEYCVKHTVLDGCQRGLRVVLLTDATKGRDLQQNVSPNVLQEMTDAGAYLANSRDIGIPASFR; encoded by the coding sequence ATGAAACTTTCCAAGCATTCCTCCCCATCGGATTCTTCACCTTTTCAAACCTCGACGGTTCCCCAACCCGATCAGCATTCCGCGCTCCTATTAGTCGACTTACAAAATGACTTTTTTCCGGGTGGGGCACTGGCCGTTCCCGAGGCAAACAGCCTCATTCCTCTCATCAACGCCTACATCAAACACTTCAGCCAGCAAGGCTGGCCCATACTGGCAACCAGAGATTGGCACCCGGCTAATCACAGCTCCTTCAGCGAACAACAGGGGCCTTGGCCGGTCCATGGAGTCCAAGGATCACGCGGAGCCCAATTTCATTCCGACTTGGTCCTTCCTCCAGGCATGATGGTCATTTCTAAAGGAACCGATCCGAAGAAAGATTCCAGATCCGGCTTTGATGGTACGAGTCTGGCCGACCGACTGGAAGATCTTAACGTCCAAACCTTGTATGTTCTGGGACTACCAACCGAATATTGCGTCAAGCACACGGTTCTCGATGGCTGTCAACGCGGGCTTCGAGTCGTCTTGCTCACTGATGCCACAAAAGGGAGAGACCTCCAACAAAATGTCTCTCCGAATGTCCTCCAAGAAATGACCGATGCAGGCGCCTATCTCGCAAATAGTCGCGATATCGGAATCCCCGCCTCTTTCCGCTGA
- the hslU gene encoding ATP-dependent protease ATPase subunit HslU yields the protein MEQGTSPTPKNLDSLTPRQIVEELDRYVIGQGDAKRMVAIALRNRWRRQQLSPELRDEIVPKNIIMIGPTGVGKTEISRRVSKLADAPFIKVEASKFTEVGYVGRDVESLIRDLTDLSINMVKTAYLEKVQKKAEEMAEERVLDMLLPPSPSSPSFENTEESSAAPTQQKQDQQDSTRSKLRLQLREGKLDNRMVEIEIKERGGLPVGIISNIGGMEDLEHNLRDMLGGMMPGKKKNRRMKVSEALKFMAQEEAQKLIDMEEVTKEAITRTEQSGIVFLDEIDKIAGREKHTGPDISREGVQRDLLPIVEGSTVNTKHGPVKTDHILFIAAGAFHVAKPSDLIPELQGRFPIRVELEPLTKDDLIRILTEPKNALVKQYHALLSTEGIALEFTKDGIEEIAATAVQVNDRTENIGARRLFTIVERLLEDVSFEAQDLQEKEVVINAKYVRDHLQSIVKDEDLSRYIL from the coding sequence ATGGAACAAGGAACTTCACCAACACCCAAAAATCTGGACTCCCTCACCCCACGCCAAATCGTAGAGGAGTTAGACCGTTACGTCATTGGACAAGGGGACGCCAAGCGCATGGTCGCGATCGCCTTACGAAACCGCTGGCGGCGCCAACAGCTCAGCCCGGAACTCCGGGATGAAATCGTCCCGAAAAATATCATCATGATTGGCCCTACAGGGGTCGGAAAAACAGAGATTTCCCGACGAGTCTCAAAATTAGCAGATGCGCCGTTTATTAAAGTTGAGGCTTCCAAATTTACGGAGGTAGGGTACGTCGGGAGGGACGTAGAATCTCTGATTCGTGACCTCACCGATCTATCCATTAATATGGTCAAGACGGCCTATCTGGAAAAGGTTCAAAAAAAGGCTGAAGAAATGGCCGAAGAGCGGGTCTTGGATATGCTGCTTCCACCCTCGCCGTCGAGCCCCTCGTTTGAGAACACTGAGGAGTCATCAGCCGCTCCTACACAACAAAAACAGGATCAACAGGACTCCACCCGCTCAAAACTGCGACTCCAACTGCGCGAGGGCAAACTGGATAATCGGATGGTGGAAATAGAAATTAAAGAACGAGGAGGGCTTCCGGTTGGTATCATTTCCAATATCGGGGGAATGGAAGATCTTGAGCACAACCTCCGCGATATGCTCGGCGGCATGATGCCGGGAAAAAAGAAAAATCGCCGAATGAAAGTCTCAGAAGCCCTGAAATTCATGGCCCAGGAAGAAGCGCAAAAACTTATTGACATGGAAGAAGTCACCAAGGAGGCCATTACCCGCACAGAACAATCGGGCATTGTCTTTTTGGACGAAATTGACAAAATTGCCGGACGGGAGAAACACACAGGCCCCGACATTTCCCGGGAAGGGGTGCAACGGGACCTCCTCCCGATCGTGGAAGGATCGACGGTCAACACGAAGCATGGGCCGGTCAAGACAGATCATATTCTATTTATTGCCGCGGGAGCATTTCACGTGGCCAAACCCTCGGACTTAATTCCGGAATTACAAGGCCGGTTTCCTATCCGTGTAGAACTGGAGCCCCTCACGAAGGATGACCTCATTCGAATTTTAACCGAGCCCAAAAATGCCCTGGTCAAACAATATCACGCGTTACTGAGCACCGAAGGGATCGCGTTGGAATTTACCAAAGACGGGATCGAAGAAATTGCGGCAACTGCTGTGCAGGTGAATGACCGAACCGAAAACATCGGCGCACGACGGCTCTTCACCATCGTGGAACGGTTATTGGAAGATGTCTCGTTTGAAGCACAAGATCTTCAGGAAAAAGAGGTCGTGATTAACGCGAAGTATGTGCGGGATCACCTTCAAAGTATTGTAAAGGACGAAGACCTCAGCCGGTACATTCTTTAA
- the trmFO gene encoding methylenetetrahydrofolate--tRNA-(uracil(54)-C(5))-methyltransferase (FADH(2)-oxidizing) TrmFO, with the protein MRTDLVIIGGGLAGSEAAWQAANSGARVTLYEMRPKEETAAHKTEHLAEIVCSNSLGSNDPLSAPGMLKEEMRQLDSLIIRIADEVRTPAGTALAVDRDQFASKVTRALAEHPNIKILREEIHEIPEDALCIIATGPLTSPKLSEAIIQFTQSKNLFFFDAISPIVDADSLNTDRTFMASRYEKGTADYVNCPMDEETYNAFYNALIEAERVQPKSFENVPYFEGCLPIEVMADRGRQTLLFGPLKPVGLIDPKTGQRPYAVLQLRPENAHGSCYNLVGFQTKLTYPEQRRIFRMIPGLEQAEFLRCGSIHRNTYINAPILLQNTLQVKKQPRIFFAGQLVGVEGYVEAAASGGIAGINAARILSGRAPVTPPPSTAHGALLHYITTCEPKYFQPINSNFGLYPPLDTPVRDKQKKRQLIQERATTHFKAWMTQSELS; encoded by the coding sequence ATGAGAACAGACCTTGTTATTATCGGAGGCGGCCTGGCCGGATCGGAAGCGGCTTGGCAGGCGGCCAACTCTGGAGCCAGAGTAACCCTGTATGAAATGCGGCCTAAGGAAGAAACAGCCGCACATAAGACGGAACACCTGGCCGAGATTGTCTGCTCAAACTCTTTGGGGTCGAATGATCCTCTCAGTGCTCCTGGAATGTTGAAAGAGGAAATGCGGCAATTGGACTCCTTGATCATCCGAATTGCCGACGAGGTGCGGACCCCTGCAGGAACGGCATTAGCGGTGGATAGAGACCAATTTGCCTCCAAGGTGACCCGGGCATTAGCCGAACACCCGAATATCAAAATTCTTCGAGAAGAGATCCATGAAATTCCCGAAGATGCGCTGTGCATAATTGCCACCGGCCCTTTGACCTCACCAAAATTGTCCGAGGCTATCATCCAGTTCACTCAATCGAAAAACCTGTTTTTCTTCGACGCCATCTCACCAATCGTGGATGCGGATTCACTCAACACAGACCGGACCTTTATGGCGTCACGATATGAAAAGGGAACGGCGGATTACGTGAATTGTCCTATGGACGAAGAAACCTATAACGCTTTCTATAACGCATTGATCGAAGCTGAACGCGTCCAGCCAAAGTCTTTCGAGAACGTCCCGTATTTTGAAGGGTGCCTCCCGATTGAGGTCATGGCCGACCGTGGTCGCCAAACCTTATTGTTTGGTCCCCTCAAGCCTGTGGGATTAATTGATCCCAAAACCGGCCAACGACCCTATGCTGTGTTACAATTACGTCCAGAAAACGCTCATGGCTCCTGCTATAATCTGGTAGGGTTTCAAACCAAGCTCACCTACCCGGAACAACGCCGAATCTTCAGAATGATCCCTGGATTGGAGCAGGCAGAATTTTTGCGATGCGGAAGCATCCATCGAAATACGTACATTAATGCACCAATCCTCTTACAAAACACCTTGCAGGTGAAAAAACAGCCACGCATCTTTTTTGCTGGACAATTGGTTGGGGTAGAAGGTTATGTGGAAGCTGCAGCCAGTGGAGGGATAGCCGGAATCAATGCCGCTCGCATCCTATCAGGGCGTGCTCCAGTCACCCCACCGCCCTCAACCGCCCATGGAGCCCTACTCCATTACATTACGACTTGTGAGCCTAAGTACTTTCAACCAATTAACTCAAATTTTGGGCTATACCCGCCACTTGATACGCCGGTGCGAGACAAACAGAAAAAACGACAACTCATCCAAGAACGGGCCACTACCCATTTCAAAGCATGGATGACGCAATCCGAGCTTTCGTAA
- a CDS encoding thiamine pyrophosphate-dependent enzyme, whose amino-acid sequence MSKERIKIAEELFDIMPAEYQDLVKRATYGNEQRGWKDIGNAKELIEEHSLCAGCPESMAFRYILASLPNPEDTVMVGSTGCTSLVFPHVAVHNIHSLFGNQNAIASGLKRALTVRFPDRHKDVVVLAGDGATVDIGLDMTLQAWFRQEKFTTICFDNELYANTGGQESGLMQKGFVAKMAPVGKTFEKVRLPEIARESGCHYVVNCTVSKPNLIEKVIKNAVHIAREIGPTYLQLYTPCILEIGKNSMEGLQEMRDSEKPTERFAYKEYVSEPAKELLAELAAKEKERKAEAKKQLAGQTA is encoded by the coding sequence ATGAGTAAAGAACGAATAAAAATCGCAGAAGAGTTGTTTGACATCATGCCCGCTGAGTACCAGGATCTGGTCAAACGGGCGACGTATGGGAATGAACAACGAGGATGGAAAGATATCGGTAACGCGAAGGAACTCATTGAAGAGCACTCTCTTTGCGCCGGATGTCCGGAGTCCATGGCCTTTCGTTATATCCTCGCGTCTTTGCCGAATCCAGAGGATACTGTCATGGTGGGCTCAACCGGATGTACCAGCTTGGTATTTCCACATGTGGCGGTACACAATATTCATTCATTGTTCGGCAATCAAAATGCTATTGCGTCAGGGTTAAAACGGGCGTTGACGGTTCGTTTTCCTGATCGTCATAAAGACGTCGTGGTGTTAGCAGGCGACGGGGCTACGGTAGATATTGGCTTAGACATGACCTTGCAGGCCTGGTTCCGCCAGGAAAAATTTACCACCATTTGTTTCGATAACGAGCTGTATGCCAATACAGGTGGTCAAGAGAGTGGGCTTATGCAAAAGGGTTTTGTTGCCAAGATGGCCCCAGTAGGCAAAACCTTTGAAAAAGTTCGCCTTCCAGAAATTGCCAGGGAGTCCGGCTGCCACTATGTGGTGAATTGCACGGTCAGCAAACCAAATCTCATTGAAAAAGTGATAAAAAATGCTGTGCATATTGCGCGGGAAATTGGACCGACTTATCTCCAATTGTATACGCCATGTATTTTGGAAATTGGGAAAAACAGCATGGAAGGCTTGCAGGAAATGCGTGATTCTGAAAAGCCAACGGAACGGTTTGCCTATAAAGAGTATGTAAGCGAACCGGCTAAGGAATTATTGGCCGAATTGGCTGCGAAGGAAAAAGAACGAAAAGCTGAAGCCAAAAAGCAACTCGCCGGCCAAACGGCATAA
- the hslV gene encoding ATP-dependent protease subunit HslV, with translation MKIRSTTILCVRKGPTVAMGCDGQVTVGSTIMKSNAKKLRKMHQDKVLTGFAGATADAFTLFEKFDAKLEEYRGNLTRAAVELAKDWRTDRVLRRLEALLAVADREHSFLITGTGDVVEPEDGILAIGSGGPYALSAARALLAHTELQPSQVVQQSMQIAAGIDIYTNHHIVIEELSS, from the coding sequence ATGAAGATTCGATCCACGACGATTCTATGCGTACGCAAGGGGCCTACAGTGGCCATGGGCTGTGATGGCCAAGTCACCGTCGGCAGCACCATTATGAAAAGTAACGCCAAGAAACTCCGGAAAATGCATCAAGACAAAGTACTCACTGGCTTTGCCGGGGCCACCGCGGATGCGTTTACCTTATTCGAAAAATTCGACGCAAAGCTGGAAGAGTATCGAGGGAATCTGACCCGAGCCGCCGTTGAACTGGCGAAGGATTGGCGAACCGACCGGGTCCTTCGACGATTAGAAGCGCTTTTAGCGGTGGCCGACCGCGAGCATTCATTTCTTATTACCGGCACAGGTGATGTGGTCGAACCGGAAGACGGGATTTTGGCCATTGGATCAGGGGGACCTTACGCGTTATCTGCGGCTCGTGCCCTCCTGGCTCACACCGAACTGCAACCGTCACAGGTTGTCCAACAAAGCATGCAAATCGCCGCCGGAATCGACATTTATACCAACCATCACATTGTTATTGAGGAGTTATCGTCATAA
- a CDS encoding carbon monoxide dehydrogenase beta subunit family protein, whose amino-acid sequence MTTSYRVMPGPEHFLPPSAASMGIRLPDPGQGHIHGSIVSEEEALEEAARQFLSAKVPTIFPGPLVLWAWNDKAAKKAKAIRHLYETIKECVDSSCQHAMLIPMPDYRPKYPKINPEIEINPNHPNLTIWHNKIDACMFVGVHCHQANLSLKIIRGGTNCYTIAMCAQAGHEDAMVSVRDATADKIIRLADWVKKLKGSVAPPEKN is encoded by the coding sequence ATGACAACTTCTTATAGGGTAATGCCGGGCCCCGAACATTTTTTGCCACCGTCTGCGGCCTCAATGGGGATTAGGCTTCCCGATCCAGGACAAGGACATATTCATGGTAGCATAGTTTCCGAAGAGGAAGCGTTGGAGGAGGCGGCCAGGCAGTTTCTTTCGGCAAAAGTGCCCACGATTTTTCCTGGACCATTGGTTCTTTGGGCATGGAATGACAAGGCCGCCAAGAAGGCCAAAGCAATCCGTCATCTGTATGAAACCATCAAAGAATGTGTGGATTCCTCTTGCCAACATGCCATGTTGATTCCCATGCCGGACTATAGACCGAAATATCCTAAAATTAATCCTGAAATCGAAATAAATCCAAACCACCCAAATTTGACTATCTGGCATAATAAAATTGATGCCTGCATGTTTGTGGGCGTTCATTGCCATCAGGCCAATCTTTCTCTCAAGATCATTCGTGGTGGCACGAACTGCTACACGATTGCCATGTGTGCTCAGGCTGGCCATGAAGATGCGATGGTATCCGTTCGTGATGCGACAGCCGATAAGATAATCAGACTGGCGGATTGGGTGAAAAAATTGAAGGGATCAGTCGCCCCTCCAGAGAAAAATTGA
- the xerA gene encoding site-specific tyrosine recombinase/integron integrase has product MYLQLERGVSPETRRSYQSDLKQFMSHIRNTLSGNDLSEPGVIDSLHIRSYLKSLSDQGLKKTSLARKLACLKSFFRFLVEDGRISRNPASTVRSPRQGTRLPTVLTKDEANTLLDSSASQQWIELRNHAILETLYASGARVSELVGLNWADVDLESRSIRLRGKGKKERIVPIGTVAADAILEYQRHPPHKNKIVQTGTSAPWASYTGSQPLFLNARGGRLTARSVERMMKQETEHRFTKTVTPHTLRHSFATHLLDEGADLRAIQELLGHASLATTQKYTHVATDQLMAVYDRAHPRSGSSHSIPPEGDPLKQ; this is encoded by the coding sequence ATGTATCTTCAATTGGAACGGGGAGTTTCGCCTGAAACACGCCGAAGTTATCAGTCCGACCTCAAGCAATTCATGTCGCACATTCGAAACACGCTTTCCGGGAACGATCTTTCAGAGCCTGGTGTCATTGACTCACTCCATATTCGATCCTACCTCAAGAGCCTCAGCGATCAAGGGTTAAAAAAAACATCACTTGCCAGAAAACTGGCTTGCCTCAAAAGTTTTTTTCGTTTTTTGGTTGAAGACGGACGGATTTCCCGTAATCCAGCATCCACGGTTCGTTCTCCTCGACAAGGGACACGTCTTCCCACCGTCCTCACCAAGGACGAAGCCAACACCCTATTAGACTCGTCAGCATCCCAGCAATGGATTGAGTTGAGAAACCACGCCATTTTAGAAACTTTGTATGCAAGCGGGGCTCGGGTATCAGAATTAGTGGGGTTGAATTGGGCGGATGTGGATCTGGAATCCCGCTCGATCCGACTGCGGGGAAAAGGGAAGAAAGAGCGAATAGTGCCTATTGGCACAGTCGCTGCTGATGCCATCTTGGAATATCAACGTCATCCGCCCCACAAGAACAAGATTGTACAAACAGGAACATCGGCCCCATGGGCTTCCTACACAGGATCGCAACCTCTTTTTCTCAATGCTCGAGGAGGACGGTTGACCGCTCGAAGCGTGGAACGCATGATGAAGCAAGAGACCGAACACCGTTTCACTAAGACGGTCACTCCCCATACTCTACGACATTCCTTTGCCACCCACCTCCTCGATGAAGGAGCCGACCTGCGGGCAATCCAGGAACTCTTGGGCCATGCCTCGCTCGCCACAACCCAAAAATACACCCATGTGGCAACTGACCAACTCATGGCCGTTTATGACCGGGCACACCCCCGATCCGGCTCTTCTCATTCTATACCCCCAGAAGGAGACCCTCTCAAACAATGA
- the argB gene encoding acetylglutamate kinase yields MNKLIKKADILIEALPYIRTLAGKTVVIKYGGSAMIHEELKEGFAEDVVLLKYVGLQPIIVHGGGPQINEILDKFGIEAKFLHGVRVTDKPTMEVVEMVLGGKINKEIVSLLNQHGAKAVGLTGKDGRLLTTKPFNPKSLIHTYSGSTDVLHPEDYGLVGQVSHVDTTLLHTLQEANFIPVIAPIGVDAKWETHNINADLVAGSVAAAVQAEKLLVLSDVKGIRDANNRHVSTLSRKDMERMVKKQVISAGMLPKVHACLTALQGGVRKAHIIDGRVPHAVLLEIFTDKGIGTEIVA; encoded by the coding sequence ATGAACAAACTGATTAAAAAAGCGGACATCCTGATTGAAGCGCTTCCCTATATTCGGACCCTCGCCGGAAAAACCGTGGTCATCAAATACGGAGGGAGCGCAATGATCCACGAGGAACTTAAGGAAGGCTTCGCCGAAGATGTCGTCTTATTAAAATATGTCGGATTGCAACCAATTATCGTTCATGGCGGTGGGCCACAAATTAACGAAATATTGGATAAATTCGGCATTGAGGCAAAATTCCTGCATGGAGTTCGAGTTACGGATAAGCCTACCATGGAAGTGGTGGAAATGGTCCTCGGTGGAAAAATCAACAAGGAAATCGTGTCGTTGCTGAACCAGCATGGTGCTAAAGCCGTCGGACTCACCGGCAAGGATGGTCGCCTTCTGACCACGAAACCATTTAATCCGAAGAGCCTGATTCACACCTACAGCGGATCAACGGACGTGCTGCACCCTGAAGACTATGGCCTCGTCGGCCAGGTCAGCCATGTCGACACCACGTTACTGCATACGCTTCAAGAAGCGAATTTCATTCCGGTCATTGCGCCAATTGGGGTCGACGCCAAATGGGAAACGCACAACATCAATGCCGATCTGGTAGCAGGCAGCGTAGCTGCAGCGGTTCAAGCCGAAAAATTACTGGTCTTAAGCGATGTCAAAGGGATTCGTGATGCTAATAATCGGCACGTCTCTACCCTCTCCAGAAAAGACATGGAACGCATGGTCAAAAAGCAGGTCATCAGTGCAGGCATGCTTCCCAAAGTTCATGCCTGTTTAACCGCCCTTCAGGGTGGTGTCCGCAAGGCGCACATTATTGATGGACGGGTGCCTCATGCCGTGTTACTCGAGATTTTCACCGATAAAGGTATCGGGACAGAAATTGTGGCATAA
- a CDS encoding helix-turn-helix domain-containing protein — translation MRPKGSAAKLESRRRLAASLLARGRGIREVARTIGAAPSSVKRWKDALEQGGKNALKSKPHTGRPSRLSPKQRQHLLLMLKRGPQAAKMRSDHWTCRLIGRMIRQCFGVKYHPDHVSRILRGLGWKNKIKISPIKKNSRTTQPRLRRLGQSRRHR, via the coding sequence ATGAGACCAAAGGGTAGTGCAGCAAAACTAGAATCGAGACGCCGATTGGCTGCCAGTCTATTGGCCAGAGGCCGAGGCATTCGCGAGGTCGCACGAACGATCGGAGCAGCACCCTCGTCCGTCAAACGATGGAAAGATGCACTCGAACAAGGGGGGAAAAATGCCTTAAAATCTAAACCCCATACCGGTCGTCCATCCCGCCTTTCGCCCAAACAACGCCAACATCTCCTTCTTATGCTCAAACGAGGACCACAAGCCGCAAAGATGCGGAGCGATCATTGGACCTGTCGCCTGATTGGCCGGATGATTCGCCAATGCTTTGGGGTAAAGTATCATCCTGACCATGTGAGTCGGATTTTGCGAGGATTGGGTTGGAAAAATAAAATAAAAATCAGCCCGATTAAAAAAAACAGTAGGACGACCCAACCACGCCTTCGGCGCTTAGGCCAATCCCGCCGCCATCGATAA
- a CDS encoding transketolase C-terminal domain-containing protein has protein sequence MAAQASFIGQKNKKEQVYTDPWHMMNEAPRTPSFFTGSEVIKEAVRRASCDIMVAYPITPQSEAAALCGELFAEGYIGDYFRGESEFAVMSQCAGAAFGGARVFTTTAGPGTMRAMENFPMWAGARLPIQMIVTCRGINSPLSIQPDTLEISYLMQTGMLVWHAETAQDFYDWILKGYMVSEEPDVHLPLALCCDGFFVTHTKDMVDLTPVDMCLPPYDPYRSPVPCMDMECPPVRMMRDPFVMKSNYISYATHASWQQEVWAAVERSRKHTIRWMDGLIDTENTDADVIVVASGTAVSQSREAIAILEEEGIRVGLVKVKTLRPWPGEEIREATKHAKHIIIPEFNVIGWLAREVSATVPNNERVHAGPHVCGGMTMPPEIIAAEIKTVLGVKAPSLAGRGG, from the coding sequence ATGGCCGCTCAAGCTTCTTTCATTGGACAAAAAAACAAAAAAGAGCAGGTGTATACCGATCCTTGGCACATGATGAATGAGGCGCCAAGAACACCGTCTTTCTTTACAGGAAGTGAAGTCATTAAAGAGGCCGTACGGCGAGCCTCCTGTGACATTATGGTCGCGTATCCCATTACCCCTCAAAGTGAAGCTGCTGCCTTGTGCGGCGAGCTCTTTGCGGAAGGCTATATTGGTGATTATTTCCGAGGGGAAAGCGAATTTGCCGTCATGTCTCAATGCGCGGGTGCCGCTTTCGGTGGCGCCAGAGTATTTACCACCACGGCCGGACCAGGCACCATGCGTGCCATGGAAAACTTCCCCATGTGGGCTGGAGCAAGGTTACCTATTCAGATGATTGTGACCTGTCGGGGTATCAACTCTCCCCTCTCCATTCAGCCGGATACTCTAGAAATTTCATATTTAATGCAAACAGGCATGCTGGTGTGGCATGCGGAAACCGCCCAAGATTTTTATGACTGGATCCTCAAGGGCTACATGGTATCGGAAGAACCTGATGTCCATCTTCCACTGGCCTTGTGCTGCGATGGCTTTTTTGTGACCCATACGAAAGATATGGTAGATCTGACTCCCGTGGACATGTGCTTGCCACCGTACGATCCCTACCGGTCACCGGTTCCGTGTATGGATATGGAATGTCCTCCTGTTCGCATGATGCGAGATCCTTTTGTAATGAAAAGTAACTATATTAGTTATGCCACCCATGCGAGCTGGCAGCAGGAGGTATGGGCCGCTGTTGAGCGGTCGAGGAAGCACACCATCCGTTGGATGGATGGACTGATTGACACCGAAAATACCGATGCGGATGTGATTGTGGTGGCCTCTGGAACCGCGGTTTCGCAAAGCCGTGAGGCCATCGCGATATTAGAAGAGGAAGGGATTAGAGTCGGTTTGGTGAAGGTTAAAACCTTGCGGCCATGGCCTGGAGAGGAGATCAGGGAGGCCACCAAGCATGCCAAGCACATTATTATTCCTGAATTTAATGTCATTGGATGGTTAGCCCGTGAAGTGAGCGCAACGGTTCCCAATAATGAACGGGTTCATGCGGGTCCCCATGTGTGTGGCGGAATGACCATGCCGCCTGAAATCATCGCCGCGGAAATCAAAACTGTATTAGGAGTCAAGGCACCTTCGTTGGCTGGGCGTGGGGGTTGA